One Pseudomonadota bacterium genomic window carries:
- a CDS encoding AI-2E family transporter: MSSTVIVPSSSLSNRAALKRRTPLRRRHVCGACLRRLPFRFADAPDRQSYEKTFNLSMFASERTTVLCGRKTGWEEKPRERTEPVSQRRGRKGRADQHAGAGSAADPLSPGFVGIPRPLKMGAAEPPAHCRALFPRQRARRRRGMQQMNASHLVAWLRALAWLVIAVAGLWVVSQIHYTIATFTLAAIISYLLYPVVSWLFVNSAVLVGRTLSWPVSVLLVYSFLPILLGCALWLTVPAVTVQFETVTQNLPHQVERLQGAAAYWQGRFEKVRVPAAVREQMQALVTQALNRFAEFVGNLVGYVANGLLSTVTWTLFGLVALIISNLMLLTLPETRRKLFDVVPESYRDEVRQLLVEVNLVFGGFIKGMGILSVFAGLLVYVLLNGLALLSWLGVPAMMPCQYALILATATLVLYPIPILGLLLLAALGGLTAYLQEGSSVVYALTVAGILAGAVVTVDRVVGPRVMSQAMGVSPLFVMFSAFAGAELMGFWGMILGVPMAAAGKVLFQYVHKRFLAPQSALGSAAEGREVVSANVSGGEPAPVQPYSEESPS; encoded by the coding sequence ATGTCCTCAACAGTCATCGTTCCGTCCTCCTCTCTCTCGAACCGCGCCGCGCTGAAGCGGCGCACGCCGCTCAGGCGGCGTCATGTCTGCGGGGCATGTCTTCGAAGGTTACCCTTCAGGTTCGCAGACGCCCCTGATCGTCAATCATATGAAAAAACGTTCAATCTTTCAATGTTTGCATCGGAACGGACCACGGTCTTGTGCGGGCGCAAGACCGGGTGGGAGGAGAAGCCGCGAGAGCGGACCGAACCTGTCTCCCAGAGGCGCGGCCGAAAAGGTCGCGCCGACCAGCATGCAGGCGCTGGAAGTGCGGCCGATCCACTGTCCCCTGGGTTCGTGGGCATCCCGCGACCGCTGAAGATGGGGGCGGCCGAACCTCCAGCACATTGCCGCGCTCTCTTCCCCCGGCAGAGAGCGCGCAGGCGGCGTGGAATGCAACAGATGAACGCATCGCATCTCGTGGCGTGGTTGAGGGCACTCGCCTGGCTCGTCATCGCCGTGGCGGGGCTGTGGGTTGTCTCGCAGATCCACTACACCATCGCGACGTTCACCCTGGCCGCGATCATCTCGTATCTGCTCTACCCCGTGGTCAGCTGGCTCTTCGTCAACTCGGCGGTGCTCGTCGGCAGAACGCTGTCGTGGCCGGTATCGGTGCTCCTCGTGTACAGCTTCCTCCCGATTCTTCTCGGGTGCGCGCTCTGGCTCACCGTCCCGGCGGTCACCGTGCAGTTCGAGACCGTGACCCAGAACCTGCCGCATCAGGTCGAGCGGTTGCAGGGCGCGGCGGCCTACTGGCAAGGGCGCTTCGAGAAGGTTCGCGTGCCCGCGGCCGTGCGCGAGCAGATGCAGGCGCTCGTCACCCAGGCCCTCAATCGCTTCGCCGAGTTCGTTGGAAATCTTGTGGGATATGTGGCCAACGGCCTCCTGAGCACCGTCACCTGGACGCTCTTCGGCCTGGTTGCGCTGATCATCTCGAACCTCATGCTCCTCACGCTGCCGGAGACCCGACGCAAGCTGTTCGACGTGGTTCCTGAGAGCTATCGCGACGAGGTTCGCCAGCTGCTGGTCGAGGTCAATCTCGTCTTCGGCGGCTTCATCAAGGGCATGGGGATTCTCTCGGTGTTCGCGGGGCTGCTCGTTTATGTGCTGCTCAACGGGCTGGCTCTTCTTTCGTGGCTCGGGGTTCCGGCGATGATGCCGTGTCAGTACGCGCTCATCCTTGCCACCGCGACCCTCGTTCTCTACCCCATTCCCATTCTCGGGCTCCTGCTGCTTGCCGCACTGGGAGGGCTCACGGCCTACCTCCAGGAGGGGAGCAGCGTGGTCTACGCGCTCACAGTTGCGGGGATCCTCGCGGGCGCTGTCGTGACGGTCGATCGCGTGGTAGGCCCCCGGGTCATGAGCCAGGCGATGGGGGTCTCCCCGCTCTTCGTGATGTTCTCCGCCTTTGCGGGGGCTGAGCTGATGGGGTTCTGGGGGATGATTCTGGGGGTGCCGATGGCGGCGGCAGGCAAGGTTCTCTTCCAGTACGTGCACAAGCGCTTCCTTGCTCCGCAGAGCGCTCTCGGAAGCGCTGCCGAGGGGCGAGAGGTGGTCAGCGCGAACGTCTCAGGGGGGGAACCTGCCCCTGTTCAACCCTATTCAGAAGAGAGCCCGTCGTGA